From one Mycolicibacterium sp. HK-90 genomic stretch:
- a CDS encoding LLM class F420-dependent oxidoreductase: MARFGYTLMTEQSGPRELVGYAVSAEQVGFDFEVCSDHYSPWLASQGHAPNAWPVLGAVAHATDTVQLYSYVTCPTIRYHPAIVAQQAATVQILADGRFTLGLGSGENLNEHVVGRGWPTVERRLDMLAEAVKLIRELLSGDLIDFRGEFYEVDSARIWDVPDDPVTIGVSITGEKAVEKLAVAADHLINVAPDRAIVDHWRDRRHATGGLPEGRVIGQVPVCWDPDRDAAVERAHDQFRWFGGGWAVNADLPTPAGFAAATRFVRREDVAEAIPCGPDLDAIVAAVAPYRDAGFTDIALVQIGDEGQQRFLDEAAKPLLAALRAELD, from the coding sequence ATGGCCAGATTCGGATACACCCTGATGACCGAGCAGAGCGGTCCGCGTGAGCTGGTCGGCTACGCGGTGTCCGCGGAGCAGGTGGGCTTCGACTTCGAGGTGTGCAGTGATCACTACAGTCCGTGGCTGGCCAGCCAGGGCCACGCCCCCAACGCCTGGCCGGTGCTCGGAGCGGTGGCCCATGCCACCGACACCGTGCAGCTGTACTCCTACGTCACCTGCCCGACCATCAGGTATCACCCCGCGATCGTCGCCCAGCAGGCCGCCACCGTTCAGATCCTGGCCGACGGCCGGTTCACCCTCGGCCTGGGAAGCGGTGAGAACCTCAATGAACACGTCGTCGGCCGCGGCTGGCCCACGGTCGAGCGACGCCTGGACATGCTGGCCGAGGCGGTCAAGCTGATCCGGGAACTGCTCTCCGGTGACCTGATCGACTTCCGTGGCGAGTTCTACGAGGTGGACTCGGCGCGTATCTGGGATGTGCCCGACGATCCGGTGACCATCGGGGTCTCGATCACTGGCGAGAAGGCCGTCGAGAAGCTGGCCGTGGCCGCCGATCACCTGATCAACGTCGCGCCCGACCGGGCCATCGTCGACCATTGGCGGGACCGCCGTCACGCGACCGGAGGGCTGCCCGAAGGACGGGTGATCGGACAGGTACCGGTGTGCTGGGACCCCGACCGGGATGCCGCGGTGGAGCGGGCGCACGACCAGTTCCGCTGGTTCGGCGGGGGCTGGGCGGTCAACGCCGACCTGCCCACTCCCGCTGGATTCGCCGCGGCGACGCGGTTCGTGCGGCGTGAGGACGTGGCCGAGGCCATCCCGTGTGGGCCCGACCTGGACGCCATCGTCGCGGCGGTGGCGCCCTACCGGGACGCGGGATTCACCGACATCGCCCTGGTGCAGATCGGTGACGAGGGGCAGCAGCGGTTCCTCGACGAGGCGGCAAAGCCGCTACTCGCTGCGCTGCGGGCCGAGCTGGACTGA
- a CDS encoding DUF6328 family protein: MDPDRPELDQPWDQAARHETEAERLDRNWASLLQELRVVQTGVQLLTGLLLTLPFQERFSILDARMRIVYLVTVACSAGATALLVAPVAMHRILFRRHRLNLLVSAAHRCAFIGLLLLGIAMAGVVMLIFDTVAGHEAGVIAGLVALITFVGMWLVLPLAMRLGHPMSAGSSVQLGPQRSE, from the coding sequence ATGGATCCGGACCGTCCCGAGCTGGATCAGCCCTGGGACCAGGCCGCCCGCCACGAAACGGAAGCCGAACGGCTGGACCGCAACTGGGCCAGCCTGCTGCAGGAATTGCGCGTGGTACAGACCGGCGTCCAACTGCTCACCGGACTCCTGCTCACCCTGCCGTTCCAGGAACGGTTTTCGATACTCGATGCGCGGATGCGGATCGTCTATCTGGTGACGGTGGCATGTTCGGCCGGCGCCACCGCGCTGCTGGTGGCCCCGGTCGCCATGCACCGCATCCTGTTCCGCCGCCACCGGTTGAACCTGCTGGTCTCCGCCGCGCACCGGTGCGCGTTCATCGGATTGCTGCTGCTGGGGATCGCGATGGCCGGCGTGGTCATGCTGATCTTCGACACTGTTGCCGGACACGAGGCCGGCGTGATCGCCGGCCTGGTGGCCCTGATCACCTTTGTCGGGATGTGGTTGGTGCTGCCGTTGGCGATGCGTCTCGGCCATCCGATGTCGGCCGGTTCTTCAGTCCAGCTCGGCCCGCAGCGCAGCGAGTAG
- a CDS encoding ATP-binding protein produces the protein MAEEQAQPESPVRAERSVEIRVAARLENLAVLRTLVAAVATFEDLDFDVVADLRLAVDEACTALIRAAVPESTLKLVVDPRHDSVVITASALCAEAAAVTPGSFSWHVLSSLTDEVATFTDGDGPDAGEVFGITLTTRRASLLR, from the coding sequence ATGGCCGAGGAGCAGGCTCAACCCGAGTCGCCGGTCCGCGCGGAGCGGTCGGTGGAGATTCGGGTCGCTGCCAGACTTGAGAATCTGGCTGTGCTGCGCACGCTGGTGGCCGCGGTGGCGACCTTCGAAGATCTTGATTTCGACGTCGTGGCCGACCTCCGGCTGGCCGTCGACGAGGCCTGCACCGCCTTGATCCGGGCTGCCGTACCGGAATCGACCCTGAAGCTGGTCGTCGATCCGCGTCACGACAGCGTGGTGATCACCGCCTCCGCCCTCTGCGCGGAGGCCGCGGCGGTTACTCCCGGCAGCTTCAGCTGGCACGTGCTCAGTTCTCTGACCGACGAGGTCGCCACGTTCACCGACGGTGACGGCCCCGACGCCGGCGAGGTATTCGGCATCACCCTGACGACGAGGCGAGCGAGCTTGCTGCGGTGA
- a CDS encoding RNA polymerase sigma factor SigF: protein MFRELSGLSEGSSAYERQRERIVERCLPLADHIARRFDGRGEPREDLVQVARVGLVNAVNRFDVEAGSDFVSFAVPTIMGEVRRHFRDNSWSVKVPRRLKELHLRLGAATAELSQRLGRAPTASELAGELDMDREEVIEGLVAGSSYNTLSIDSGGGGDEDAPAIVDTLGDVDLGLDQIDNRETLRPLLAQLPERERTVLVLRFFESMTQTQIAERVGVSQMHVSRLLAKSLARLRDQLQ from the coding sequence ATGTTTCGCGAACTCAGCGGATTGTCCGAAGGCTCGTCGGCCTATGAACGCCAACGGGAGCGGATCGTCGAGCGCTGCCTGCCTCTCGCCGATCACATCGCGCGGCGTTTCGACGGCCGCGGCGAGCCGCGCGAGGACCTGGTCCAGGTTGCGCGGGTAGGCCTGGTCAACGCGGTGAACCGGTTCGATGTGGAGGCCGGCTCCGACTTCGTCTCGTTCGCCGTGCCGACGATCATGGGCGAGGTCCGCCGGCACTTCCGGGACAACAGCTGGTCGGTGAAGGTGCCGAGACGGCTCAAAGAACTGCACCTGCGGCTGGGTGCGGCAACCGCCGAGTTGTCCCAGCGGTTAGGCCGCGCGCCGACGGCCTCAGAGCTCGCCGGCGAACTCGACATGGACCGTGAAGAGGTGATCGAAGGGCTGGTCGCCGGCAGCTCGTACAACACCCTGTCGATCGACAGCGGCGGCGGTGGCGACGAGGATGCTCCGGCGATAGTCGACACGCTCGGCGATGTGGATCTCGGCCTGGATCAAATCGACAATCGGGAAACGTTGCGGCCGTTGCTCGCTCAGTTACCTGAGCGGGAGCGCACGGTGCTGGTGTTGCGATTCTTCGAATCCATGACGCAGACGCAGATCGCCGAGCGTGTCGGTGTCTCGCAGATGCACGTTTCGAGGCTGTTGGCGAAATCGCTAGCGCGACTTCGTGACCAACTGCAGTAG
- a CDS encoding STAS domain-containing protein produces the protein MTVFSTNALIDRTDDSPAAFATRWLPPSTAVISAHGEVDAVNATEFADYAARNIADAERIVIDLTGVDFFGTAGYSALKAIEVRCAVGNVDWVLVPSKSVSRLLRICDPDGELRSCYSVAAALSTLNGKTPLLQLVTKSR, from the coding sequence ATGACCGTTTTTTCGACGAACGCCCTGATCGACCGTACCGACGATTCGCCGGCCGCGTTCGCCACCCGCTGGCTCCCGCCCTCAACGGCGGTGATCAGCGCACACGGCGAAGTCGACGCCGTGAACGCAACCGAGTTCGCCGACTACGCGGCACGCAACATCGCCGATGCCGAGCGCATCGTCATCGACCTCACGGGCGTCGATTTCTTCGGCACCGCAGGGTATTCCGCGCTCAAGGCCATCGAAGTGCGTTGTGCGGTAGGCAATGTCGACTGGGTGTTGGTGCCCAGCAAGTCGGTCAGCCGACTGTTGCGGATCTGCGACCCGGATGGCGAGCTGCGTTCGTGCTACAGCGTCGCGGCGGCTCTGTCCACGCTGAACGGCAAGACCCCGCTACTGCAGTTGGTCACGAAGTCGCGCTAG
- a CDS encoding nucleotidyltransferase family protein, which translates to MSNAATVAGVVLAAGAGSRFGMPKVLAEEGAWLKRAVTALDDGGCDEVIVVLGAAVVDVPAPARAVVAGRWADGMSASVRTGLEAVDGTAEWVVLHTVDTPDIGADVVGRVLHAARTAGSGLARASYDGRPGHPVVVARRHLAALVAALHGDQGARAFLGARDDVVGVECGDLAAGLDIDVR; encoded by the coding sequence ATGTCGAACGCCGCGACAGTTGCCGGTGTGGTGCTGGCCGCCGGTGCCGGTAGCCGCTTCGGAATGCCGAAAGTTCTTGCCGAAGAAGGTGCTTGGCTGAAGCGGGCGGTGACCGCGCTCGACGACGGTGGTTGTGACGAGGTGATCGTGGTGCTGGGTGCCGCCGTCGTCGACGTGCCCGCACCCGCTCGCGCGGTGGTGGCCGGACGCTGGGCCGACGGGATGAGCGCCTCGGTGCGCACGGGACTGGAAGCCGTCGACGGCACAGCCGAATGGGTCGTCCTGCACACGGTCGACACGCCGGACATCGGTGCCGACGTGGTAGGCCGGGTGTTGCACGCGGCGCGCACGGCCGGTTCCGGCCTGGCCCGCGCCAGCTACGACGGGCGGCCCGGCCACCCCGTCGTCGTGGCCCGCAGGCACCTCGCGGCGCTGGTCGCCGCACTGCACGGCGACCAGGGGGCCCGGGCGTTCCTCGGTGCCCGTGACGACGTCGTCGGCGTCGAGTGCGGCGACCTGGCCGCGGGCCTGGACATCGACGTCCGCTGA
- a CDS encoding malate dehydrogenase codes for MTAAPKVVTVTGAAGQIGYAALFRIGAGALLGRDVPVKLRLLELPSAVRAAEGVVMELVDSAFDLLVDVEIHDDPVRAFDGVDVALLVGAKPRSKGMERADLLAANAAIFAESGKALNAGADSDVRVVVVGNPANTNALVASAHAPDIPPERFTALTRLDHNRAVAALATHAGVHVTDVSRVTVWGNHSPTMYPDIFHAVVDGRPGADYASDTEWLTNDFIPTVATRGTAIIEARGTSSAASAANAAIDHVRDWVDGTDPDDWTSVALPSPGIYGVPEGVVASLPVRAVDGAWEIVEGLEINEFSRARIDASVAELLEERHAVERLGLL; via the coding sequence ATGACCGCGGCTCCCAAGGTCGTCACGGTGACCGGTGCGGCAGGCCAGATCGGCTACGCCGCCCTGTTCCGCATCGGAGCCGGCGCCCTGCTGGGACGCGACGTGCCGGTCAAGCTGCGGCTGCTGGAACTGCCCTCGGCGGTTCGTGCGGCCGAAGGTGTGGTGATGGAACTGGTCGACAGTGCCTTCGATCTGCTGGTCGACGTGGAGATCCACGACGACCCGGTGCGGGCGTTCGACGGGGTGGACGTCGCCCTGCTCGTCGGGGCCAAACCGCGCAGCAAGGGCATGGAACGCGCCGATCTGTTGGCGGCGAACGCCGCGATCTTCGCCGAGTCGGGTAAGGCACTGAATGCCGGCGCGGACAGCGATGTGCGCGTCGTCGTGGTCGGCAACCCGGCCAACACCAACGCGCTGGTGGCCTCGGCCCACGCCCCCGACATCCCGCCGGAGCGGTTCACCGCCCTGACGCGGCTCGACCACAACCGGGCCGTCGCCGCTCTGGCCACGCATGCGGGTGTGCACGTCACCGACGTGTCCCGGGTGACCGTCTGGGGCAACCACTCCCCGACCATGTACCCCGACATCTTCCACGCCGTGGTCGACGGGCGGCCCGGCGCGGATTACGCGTCCGACACCGAGTGGCTGACCAACGATTTCATCCCAACCGTCGCCACCCGCGGCACGGCGATCATCGAGGCTCGCGGCACGTCGTCGGCGGCATCGGCGGCCAACGCCGCCATCGACCACGTCCGGGACTGGGTCGACGGCACCGATCCGGATGACTGGACGTCGGTAGCACTGCCCTCCCCCGGGATCTACGGCGTGCCCGAGGGTGTCGTCGCCTCACTGCCTGTCAGGGCGGTGGACGGTGCGTGGGAGATCGTGGAGGGGCTGGAGATCAACGAGTTCTCCCGCGCCCGTATCGATGCGTCGGTGGCCGAACTGCTCGAGGAACGCCACGCCGTCGAACGGCTGGGCCTGCTGTAG
- a CDS encoding acetyl/propionyl/methylcrotonyl-CoA carboxylase subunit alpha: protein MANHASSKISKVLVANRGEIAVRVIRAAKDAGLASVAVYAEPDADAPHVRLADEAFALGGQTSAESYLVFEKLLDAAAKSGANAIHPGYGFLSENADFAQAVLDAGLIWIGPSPQSIRDLGDKVTARHIAARAQAPLVPGTPDPVKDADEVVAFAKEFGVPVAIKAAFGGGGRGMKVARTIEEIPELFESATREAVAAFGRGECFVERYLDKPRHVEAQVIADTHGNVVVAGTRDCSLQRRFQKLVEEAPAPFLTDAQRKEIHESAKRICKEAGYYGAGTVEYLVGQDGLISFLEVNTRLQVEHPVTEETSGIDLVLQQFKIANGEALDITEDPTPRGHSFEFRINGEDAGRGFLPAPGPVTKFEAPTGPGVRMDSGVESGSVIGGQFDSMLAKLIVTGATREEALARSRRALAEFNVEGLATVIPFHRAVTADPAFIGDGEKFDVHTRWIETEWDNTVEPFTGGDPIEEEDTVPRQTVVVEVGGRRLEVSLPGDLALGGGGGGAAPGVLRKKPKARKRGAGGGAAASGDSVTAPMQGTVVKVAVEEGQEVAAGDLVVVLEAMKMENPVTAHKDGVITGLAVEAGAAITQGTVIAEIK from the coding sequence GTGGCCAACCACGCCAGCTCAAAGATCTCCAAGGTGCTGGTCGCCAATCGCGGGGAGATCGCGGTCCGGGTGATCCGCGCCGCCAAAGACGCCGGCCTCGCCAGCGTGGCCGTCTACGCCGAGCCGGACGCCGATGCACCGCACGTACGTCTCGCCGACGAGGCCTTCGCCCTGGGCGGCCAGACCTCAGCCGAGTCCTACCTGGTCTTCGAGAAGCTCCTGGACGCCGCTGCCAAGTCCGGCGCCAACGCCATCCACCCGGGGTACGGCTTCCTGTCGGAGAACGCCGACTTCGCCCAGGCCGTGCTCGACGCCGGGCTGATCTGGATCGGGCCGAGCCCGCAGTCGATCCGCGATCTCGGTGACAAGGTCACCGCCCGCCACATCGCCGCGCGCGCCCAGGCACCGCTGGTGCCGGGCACCCCGGACCCGGTGAAGGACGCCGACGAGGTTGTCGCGTTCGCCAAGGAGTTCGGCGTGCCGGTCGCGATCAAGGCCGCCTTCGGCGGTGGCGGTCGTGGCATGAAGGTGGCGCGCACCATCGAGGAGATCCCCGAGCTGTTCGAGTCGGCGACCCGTGAGGCCGTCGCCGCGTTCGGTCGCGGCGAGTGCTTCGTCGAGCGCTACCTGGACAAGCCGCGCCACGTCGAGGCTCAGGTGATCGCCGATACGCACGGCAACGTCGTCGTCGCCGGTACCCGCGACTGCTCGCTGCAGCGCCGCTTCCAGAAGCTGGTCGAGGAGGCCCCGGCCCCGTTCCTCACCGACGCGCAGCGCAAGGAGATCCACGAGTCCGCCAAGCGCATCTGCAAGGAGGCCGGCTACTACGGCGCCGGCACCGTCGAGTACCTGGTCGGCCAGGACGGCCTGATCTCCTTCCTCGAGGTCAACACCCGGCTGCAGGTGGAACACCCGGTGACCGAGGAGACCTCGGGCATCGACCTGGTGCTGCAGCAGTTCAAGATCGCCAACGGCGAGGCCCTCGACATCACCGAGGACCCGACTCCGCGCGGCCACTCGTTCGAGTTCCGGATCAACGGCGAGGACGCCGGCCGCGGCTTCCTGCCCGCCCCCGGCCCCGTCACCAAGTTCGAGGCCCCGACGGGCCCGGGCGTCCGGATGGACTCCGGTGTGGAGTCCGGCTCGGTCATCGGCGGCCAGTTCGACTCGATGCTGGCCAAGCTGATCGTCACCGGCGCCACCCGCGAGGAGGCGCTGGCCCGTTCACGCCGGGCGCTGGCCGAGTTCAACGTCGAAGGCCTCGCGACCGTCATCCCGTTCCACCGCGCCGTGACGGCCGATCCCGCTTTCATCGGCGACGGCGAGAAGTTCGACGTGCACACCCGCTGGATCGAGACCGAGTGGGACAACACCGTCGAGCCGTTCACCGGTGGCGATCCGATCGAGGAGGAGGACACCGTTCCTCGCCAGACCGTGGTGGTCGAGGTCGGTGGGCGCCGCCTGGAGGTCTCCCTGCCCGGTGATCTGGCACTCGGCGGTGGCGGCGGCGGCGCTGCTCCCGGCGTGCTTCGCAAGAAGCCCAAGGCCCGCAAGCGTGGTGCCGGCGGCGGCGCGGCGGCCTCGGGTGACTCGGTGACCGCGCCGATGCAGGGCACCGTGGTCAAGGTCGCCGTGGAAGAGGGCCAGGAAGTCGCCGCGGGCGACCTGGTGGTGGTCCTGGAGGCCATGAAGATGGAAAACCCGGTGACCGCCCACAAGGACGGTGTCATCACCGGCCTGGCCGTCGAGGCCGGTGCCGCCATCACCCAGGGCACCGTGATCGCCGAGATCAAGTAA
- a CDS encoding SufE family protein, which produces MPAALAEVVSDFQEVAGQDKLQLLLEFANELPPLPTHLEEAAMEPVPECQSPLFLDVDASDRGNVRLFFSAPPEAPTTRGFAAILATGLDGQPADDILAVPDDFYTALGLGALISPLRLRGMSAMLTRIKRRLRAA; this is translated from the coding sequence ATGCCGGCCGCCCTGGCGGAGGTCGTCTCCGACTTCCAGGAGGTGGCCGGCCAGGACAAGTTGCAGCTGCTGTTGGAGTTCGCCAACGAGTTGCCACCATTGCCGACTCATCTCGAGGAAGCGGCGATGGAGCCCGTGCCGGAATGCCAGTCCCCGCTGTTCCTGGATGTCGATGCATCGGACCGGGGCAATGTGCGGTTGTTCTTCAGCGCACCCCCGGAGGCGCCGACGACGCGTGGCTTCGCCGCGATCCTGGCGACCGGCCTCGACGGCCAGCCGGCCGACGACATCCTGGCGGTGCCCGATGACTTCTACACCGCGCTGGGACTCGGCGCGTTGATCAGCCCGCTGCGGCTGCGTGGGATGTCGGCGATGCTGACTCGTATCAAGCGGCGACTGCGCGCGGCGTGA
- a CDS encoding sulfurtransferase, with the protein MPLPADPSPTLAEYAHPERLVTADWLASNLGRPGLAIVESDEDVLLYDTGHIPGAVKIDWHLDLNDPHVRDYIDGEQFAELMDCKGISRDDTVVIYGDKSNWWAAYALWVFTLFGHPDVRLLDGGRDLWVSHGRDTTLEVPTRQSSGYPVVERNDAPIRAYKDDVLDILGKQPLIDVRSPQEYTGERTHMPDYPEEGALRGGHIPTAKSIPWAKAAKDSGQFRSRAELEELYSFLTPEDKTVVYCRIGERSSHTWFVLTHLLGLPGVRNYDGSWTEWGNAVRVPVAVGPDPGSAP; encoded by the coding sequence GTGCCGCTGCCTGCTGATCCCAGCCCCACTCTTGCCGAGTACGCCCACCCGGAGCGCCTGGTCACCGCCGACTGGCTGGCCAGCAACCTGGGCCGGCCCGGCTTGGCCATCGTCGAGTCCGACGAGGATGTCCTGCTGTACGACACCGGCCACATCCCGGGTGCCGTCAAGATCGACTGGCATCTCGATCTCAACGATCCCCATGTGCGTGACTACATCGACGGTGAGCAGTTCGCCGAACTGATGGACTGCAAGGGCATCAGCCGCGACGACACCGTCGTCATCTATGGCGACAAGAGCAACTGGTGGGCGGCCTACGCGCTGTGGGTGTTCACCCTCTTCGGCCATCCCGATGTGCGCCTGCTCGACGGCGGCCGCGATCTGTGGGTCTCCCACGGCCGCGACACCACACTCGAGGTGCCCACCCGCCAGTCCAGCGGCTACCCGGTCGTCGAACGCAACGACGCCCCGATCCGCGCCTATAAGGACGACGTCCTCGACATCCTCGGCAAGCAGCCGTTGATCGACGTCCGCTCGCCCCAGGAGTACACCGGCGAACGCACCCACATGCCCGACTATCCCGAAGAAGGCGCACTGCGCGGTGGGCACATCCCCACAGCGAAGTCGATCCCCTGGGCCAAGGCGGCCAAGGACAGCGGTCAATTCCGCAGCCGGGCCGAACTCGAAGAGCTCTACAGCTTCCTCACCCCCGAGGACAAGACCGTCGTGTACTGCCGCATCGGCGAGCGCTCCAGCCATACCTGGTTCGTGCTGACCCATCTCCTCGGGCTGCCCGGGGTGCGCAACTACGACGGCTCGTGGACCGAGTGGGGCAACGCCGTGCGGGTGCCCGTCGCCGTCGGCCCCGACCCGGGTTCGGCACCGTGA
- a CDS encoding histidine phosphatase family protein has product MTARVIAAFCRIAAAVTLGCALLVAGPAGVGHAAPDRGPIVVYIVEHGEPVFSDPALPLSANGIRHGKALHAVLRDVKFTNVYSSSALRSKQTVSYTADPLGLPIVQLPDGDPATPTEAAVEPIVQAVTKLPAGSTALVGGNTENIYRIINKLGIPVVQGCGPNQQCVPCSDKTCFTENDLNSIWRVTIYPAGSGLPPGMKLPTTLDRLHTESPNIMVPPRSSAG; this is encoded by the coding sequence ATGACTGCGCGGGTAATCGCCGCTTTCTGCCGAATCGCCGCTGCCGTGACGCTGGGATGTGCTCTGCTCGTCGCAGGCCCGGCGGGCGTCGGGCACGCGGCGCCGGATCGGGGTCCGATCGTCGTCTACATCGTCGAGCATGGCGAACCGGTCTTCAGTGACCCGGCTTTGCCATTGTCCGCCAACGGAATTCGTCACGGCAAGGCACTTCATGCGGTGCTGCGGGATGTGAAGTTCACCAACGTGTACTCATCGAGTGCCCTGCGGTCGAAGCAGACGGTTTCGTATACCGCGGATCCGCTCGGCCTGCCGATCGTGCAGCTGCCCGATGGGGATCCCGCCACCCCTACCGAAGCCGCCGTGGAGCCGATCGTGCAGGCCGTGACAAAACTGCCCGCCGGCAGCACAGCCTTGGTCGGCGGCAACACGGAGAACATCTACCGCATCATCAACAAGTTGGGAATTCCGGTCGTCCAGGGTTGCGGTCCCAACCAGCAATGCGTGCCGTGCTCGGACAAGACCTGCTTCACCGAAAATGACCTGAACAGCATCTGGCGGGTCACGATCTATCCCGCCGGCTCGGGCCTCCCACCCGGCATGAAGCTGCCCACGACCCTGGACCGCCTCCACACGGAATCGCCCAACATCATGGTTCCACCGCGATCGTCCGCCGGGTAG
- a CDS encoding nucleoside triphosphate pyrophosphatase, whose product MTRVVLGSASTGRLGVLRQAGLDPLVVVSGVDEDAVITSLADAPPERVVSGLATAKADEVLTHLPAALAADCVVIGCDSMLFLDGQLCGKPGDVDTARRQWHRMSGRTAQLYSGHAVLVVRDGAVTHRLADTGVTAVHFGSPSEADLEAYLRSGEPLGVAGGFTLDGLGGWFIDGIEGDPSNVIGLSLPLLRRMLASAGVSVAQLWAPGTES is encoded by the coding sequence ATGACCAGGGTCGTCCTGGGTTCGGCATCGACAGGCCGGCTTGGCGTTCTGCGCCAGGCCGGCCTCGATCCGTTGGTCGTCGTTTCGGGCGTCGACGAGGATGCCGTCATCACGTCGCTGGCCGACGCCCCACCGGAGCGGGTGGTCAGCGGACTGGCCACCGCCAAGGCCGACGAGGTGCTCACCCACCTGCCCGCGGCGCTCGCCGCGGACTGTGTCGTCATCGGTTGTGACTCCATGCTGTTTCTCGACGGGCAGCTGTGCGGCAAGCCCGGGGACGTGGACACGGCGCGGCGGCAATGGCACCGCATGTCGGGCCGGACGGCCCAGCTGTACTCGGGCCACGCGGTGCTTGTCGTACGCGACGGGGCGGTCACCCATCGCCTCGCCGATACCGGTGTCACCGCGGTGCATTTCGGCTCGCCGTCCGAGGCGGATCTGGAGGCCTACCTGCGCAGCGGCGAACCACTCGGTGTCGCAGGCGGTTTCACGCTCGACGGGCTTGGCGGCTGGTTCATCGACGGCATCGAGGGAGACCCGTCCAACGTGATCGGGTTGAGCCTGCCGCTGCTGCGCCGGATGCTTGCCTCAGCCGGAGTTTCAGTCGCGCAGCTGTGGGCACCTGGCACCGAGAGCTGA
- a CDS encoding acyl-CoA carboxylase subunit epsilon: MSGANEADVVTDEAQAEQKADHEAHIKVLRGEPTDVEMAALMAVLGTAGGGAAEPAVRDRNLWGHPVDKLRYSIFSWQRVTLLERTHMRR; encoded by the coding sequence GTGAGCGGGGCGAACGAGGCCGACGTCGTCACCGACGAGGCGCAGGCGGAGCAGAAGGCCGACCACGAAGCCCACATCAAGGTGCTGCGCGGTGAGCCCACCGACGTGGAGATGGCCGCGCTGATGGCCGTTCTCGGCACCGCCGGTGGTGGCGCTGCCGAGCCCGCCGTGCGCGACCGCAACCTGTGGGGGCACCCGGTGGACAAGTTGCGCTACTCGATCTTCAGCTGGCAGCGGGTGACGCTGCTGGAGCGCACCCACATGCGGCGCTGA